A region of Lycium barbarum isolate Lr01 chromosome 3, ASM1917538v2, whole genome shotgun sequence DNA encodes the following proteins:
- the LOC132633034 gene encoding aquaporin NIP6-1-like, which yields MDPEEGVSAPSEPENPGAPRVPLFDSFNHERKKGIKSFLKSCKCFGMEAWASEDGTLPAVSCTLPPAPVSLARKVGAEFIGTLILIFSGTATAIMNQKKQGSESLIGLAASTGLAVMIVILSTGHISGAHLNPAVTISFAALKHFPWKHVPVYIGAQIIASLCAAFTLKVVLHPIMSGGVTVPSGSYVQAFALEFIISFNLMFVVTAAATDTRAVGKHAGIAVGATVMLNILIAGETSGASMNPVRTLGPAVAVGNYKAIWVYLTAPFLGALTGAGVYSAVKLPDEDGNNHAKPSPEHSFRR from the exons ATGGACCCTGAAGAAGGTGTGTCAGCCCCTTCAGAACCAGAAAATCCAGGAGCTCCCCGTGTTCCTCTCTTTGATAGTTTCAATCATGAGAGAAAAAAGGGCATAAAATCCTTTCTCAAGAGCTGCAAATGCTTCGGTATGGAAGCATGGGCCTCGGAAGATGGAACCTTGCCGGCTGTTTCATGCACGTTACCTCCTGCTCCTGTCTCCCTAGCTAGAAAG GTGGGAGCAGAGTTTATAGGTACTCTAATACTAATATTTTCTGGGACAGCCACAGCCATAATGAACCAGAAGAAACAAGGCTCTGAATCTTTAATTGGACTGGCAGCCTCAACAGGGCTCGCTGTAATGATTGTTATTCTGTCAACTGGTCACATCTCTGGTGCCCATCTCAACCCGGCTGTGACCATTTCTTTCGCTGCTCTCAAGCATTTCCCCTGGAAACAT GTTCCTGTGTACATTGGAGCACAAATTATAGCATCATTATGTGCTGCATTCACACTCAAAGTAGTTTTGCACCCAATAATGAGTGGTGGAGTCACTGTTCCTTCTGGTAGTTATGTTCAAGCTTTTGCTTTGGAGTTCATCATCAGCTTTAATCTCATGTTTGTTGTCACTGCAGCGGCTACCGATACTAGAGCT GTGGGAAAGCATGCAGGAATTGCAGTAGGAGCCACTGTCATGCTCAACATACTAATTGCCGG GGAGACAAGTGGGGCTTCAATGAATCCAGTGAGAACCCTGGGACCAGCAGTAGCAGTAGGAAACTATAAAGCCATTTGGGTCTACCTGACTGCTCCGTTTCTTGGCGCTCTCACTGGGGCAGGTGTTTACTCTGCAGTCAAACTGCCTGATGAAGATGGCAATAATCATGCGAAGCCTTCACCCGAACATAGTTTCAGAAGGTGA
- the LOC132633035 gene encoding uncharacterized protein LOC132633035, translating to MEDGDDWIAPDKVYHVLFCFFIAMITTVLAERARYPFIRRRSILIGSIVSLAAGAAKEVADELGYFRSAGASTKDAVADVFGTLIAAFALSLYKKSSFIHRTTDQSLQAKALQMV from the coding sequence ATGGAGGATGGAGATGACTGGATAGCCCCTGATAAGGTTTACCACGTTCTTTTCTGCTTCTTCATTGCTATGATTACGACTGTTCTGGCAGAAAGAGCTCGGTACCCTTTCATCCGGAGAAGGAGCATCTTGATCGGATCCATAGTCTCCCTCGCTGCCGGCGCCGCTAAGGAGGTCGCCGACGAATTAGGTTATTTCAGGTCAGCAGGTGCGTCTACCAAGGATGCTGTTGCCGATGTCTTTGGCACTCTTATCGCTGCTTTCGCTTTATCTCTCTATAAAAAATCATCCTTCATTCACCGCACAACCGATCAATCCCTTCAAGCTAAAGCACTCCAGATGGTTTAA
- the LOC132633036 gene encoding large ribosomal subunit protein uL30z, which produces MAEEVPKALNYIPEVILKKRKNNEEWAIRRKLQLEQKVKKHKSDNFAIKKPEQFIREYRDKEMDLVQMKQRGKKRSRRAFVTSDSSLLFIIRIGGKSDMHPKTRKLLYSLRLRKIFSGVFVKADARILEILQKVEPYVTYGYPNLKSIKDLLYKKGAGKIDNQRVPLTSNEVVEQALGQHGILCLEDVVNEIANVGPHFKDVTSFLCPFTLTKPEKALQGKKKRFVDGGDSGNREGQINELVSKMN; this is translated from the exons ATGGCAGAGGAGGTTCCGAAGGCTCTAAATTATATACCAGAAGTGATCCTAAAGAAGAGGAAAAACAATGAAGAATGGGCAATCAGAAGAAAACTCCAGCTAGAGCAGAAAGTCAAGAAACATAAATCTGATAATTTTGCTATCAAGAAGCCTGAGCAGTTTATTCGAGAGTATAGGGACAAG GAAATGGACCTTGTCCAAATGAAACAAAGGGGTAAGAAAAGATCCAGACGAGCATTTGTCACGTCTGATTCCAGTCTCCTTTTCATCATACGCATTGGAGG GAAATCTGATATGCATCCAAAAACACGAAAGCTTTTGTACTCTTTGAGGCTGAGGAAAATCTTCAGTGGTGTATTTGTGAAGGCAGATGCAAGAATATTGGAAATTCTGCAAAAGGTGGAGCCTTATGTCACATATGG GTATCCAAATCTCAAGAGCATCAAGGATCTGCTTTACAAGAAAGGTGCTGGAAAAATTGACAACCAGAGAGTGCCTTTAACAAGCAACGAAGTTGTCGAACAG GCATTGGGGCAACATGGTATTTTATGCTTAGAAGACGTTGTGAATGAGATTGCCAATGTTGGTCCACATTTCAAAGACGTCACTAGTTTTCTGTGTCCCTTTACTCTCACCAAGCCAGAAAAGGCATTGCAGGGTAAGAAAAAGCGATTTGTGGACGGGGGCGATTCAGGCAATCGTGAGGGTCAGATCAATGAGTTGGTCAGCAAGATGAATTAG